CAAGTCTATCTCCATGTTATAACTGAAATTCTTAAAGCCCTCGATTATGCTCATAAAAAACAACACAATAATGAGCCTCTGAGCATCATTCATAGAGATGTCAGTCCTCAGAATATTCTTTTGTCTTACGACGGTTTTGTTAAATTAGCAGACTTTGGTATTGCTTTAGGTGCTTTACCAAGGAATGAAACTCAGCTTGGTTTTATTAAGGGCAAAGACAATTACTTTTCTCCTGAGCAAGTAAACTTTGAAACCATAACACATAAAATAGACATTTATGCAGTTGGCGTCATGCTGCATGAGTATATTTATGGTTTTAGTCCATTTGTATTAAAAGGGATGACTCATAATGAAATTGCAAATCAAATTCGTGAATATAAGAAAGTTTCTAATGCAGATCCAATTATAGATGTACCCGATGAGTTAATAGAAATAATGAATAAGGCTATGGCTCGTAATTCTGATGATCGCTTTGAAGACGCTAAAAGCCTCAGATTAAGTTTGTTAAAGTTTTTGTCTTCAGAATGGAAAGAGGAGGGTGCAGATAAACTCAAAGACTATTTAAAAACATACAAAAAAGATGAGCAGCTTATGCCTTTTACTAAAGTACTGAATGTTGAAAGCGCGTTATCAACGATTTCAAAAAACAAAGAAACGAAGTTACAAAAAGTACTAGATGTATACGATGGAATTAATACTAGAGCCGAAAAAGTCTTAAATGCATTTATTATACTGCTTGTATTAATAATCAGTGTTCCTATTGCATATGGGCTATATCAATATAAGAACAAGCAAGTTGTTGTGAAACCGGCTGAGTTAGAAAATAAAGTGGAAAAAGAAAACTCACTGTCAGGCTTAAACTTAGTACTAGAAAACGCCGTTTTACCCTTTGAAGATGAGTTAAA
This window of the bacterium genome carries:
- a CDS encoding serine/threonine protein kinase, which codes for MGISEQYTILGKVAQGGMAEIFKAEKLGLDNCKKTVAIKKIIRPKADSDEFKTMFSEEAKIISLLNHPNIVSFDEYFLYDNDPCIAFEYIEGIDLNELLKEHRKVNKTLPLQVYLHVITEILKALDYAHKKQHNNEPLSIIHRDVSPQNILLSYDGFVKLADFGIALGALPRNETQLGFIKGKDNYFSPEQVNFETITHKIDIYAVGVMLHEYIYGFSPFVLKGMTHNEIANQIREYKKVSNADPIIDVPDELIEIMNKAMARNSDDRFEDAKSLRLSLLKFLSSEWKEEGADKLKDYLKTYKKDEQLMPFTKVLNVESALSTISKNKETKLQKVLDVYDGINTRAEKVLNAFIILLVLIISVPIAYGLYQYKNKQVVVKPAELENKVEKENSLSGLNLVLENAVLPFEDELNKPEILKKKTSVNFNINKKTKPKQKAQYGFLTINAPNNSEAYINGAPVDLNKKNMKLKYGEYLVAIRSPEGLRYIEKIMIGSGKEYSVNWSPES